A portion of the Adhaeribacter radiodurans genome contains these proteins:
- a CDS encoding mannose-1-phosphate guanylyltransferase, producing MQSTFVIIMAGGIGTRFWPFSRVNNPKQFHDVLGVGETMLQTTVKRFEKICPPENIFIVTNSDYSGLVKQQIPFLKNEQILCEPIGRNTAPAIAYATYKIKQLNHRANIVVAPADHVILNQEAFVHKIQKALDEATKADILITLGITPSRPDTNYGYIQYIEEGNELKKVKTFTEKPNLEIAKVFLDSGDFVWNAGIFIWNVQTIMRAFHEFLPEITEIFDEGISVFNTEEESTFINRAYSHCRNISIDYGIMEKAGNVYMLPSNFGWSDLGTWNSLYAIGDKDPQGNVIDGEVMLYDTTNCIVKTPQERLVVIDGLHDFIIAEYDNVLMICPKKDEQRVKDFLADAKNKKGLNFI from the coding sequence ATGCAGTCGACTTTTGTAATTATAATGGCTGGTGGAATTGGAACCCGGTTCTGGCCTTTTAGCCGAGTAAATAATCCGAAGCAATTTCATGATGTGTTAGGGGTGGGTGAAACCATGCTGCAGACCACGGTTAAACGATTTGAAAAAATTTGTCCGCCGGAAAACATTTTTATTGTTACTAATTCGGATTACAGCGGTCTGGTAAAACAACAGATCCCTTTTTTAAAAAATGAACAGATTCTGTGCGAACCTATTGGTCGTAATACGGCTCCGGCTATTGCCTACGCAACGTATAAAATAAAACAGCTTAATCATCGGGCTAATATTGTGGTGGCTCCTGCCGATCACGTTATTTTAAATCAGGAAGCTTTTGTACACAAAATTCAAAAAGCTTTAGATGAAGCCACCAAAGCCGATATTCTGATTACCTTAGGAATTACCCCTAGCCGACCTGATACCAATTACGGATACATTCAATATATTGAAGAAGGTAACGAGTTGAAAAAAGTAAAAACTTTTACCGAAAAGCCTAATTTAGAAATTGCAAAGGTTTTTCTGGATAGTGGGGACTTTGTGTGGAATGCCGGTATTTTTATCTGGAATGTACAAACCATTATGCGGGCGTTCCATGAATTTTTACCGGAAATAACCGAAATTTTTGATGAAGGTATTTCAGTTTTTAATACCGAAGAAGAAAGCACTTTTATAAACCGGGCTTATTCGCACTGCCGTAATATTTCCATCGACTACGGTATTATGGAAAAAGCAGGTAACGTATACATGCTGCCCAGCAATTTTGGTTGGTCCGACTTGGGTACCTGGAATTCCTTATATGCTATTGGCGACAAAGATCCGCAAGGCAATGTAATTGATGGAGAAGTAATGTTGTACGATACTACCAACTGCATTGTAAAAACACCGCAGGAGCGCTTAGTAGTAATAGATGGTTTACACGATTTTATTATTGCCGAGTACGACAACGTACTCATGATTTGCCCAAAGAAAGATGAGCAACGGGTAAAAGATTTTCTAGCGGATGCAAAAAATAAGAAAGGTCTGAATTTTATTTAA
- a CDS encoding KpsF/GutQ family sugar-phosphate isomerase has product MNIVKNIKFIAKKVLNDEAIAIQRLKKFINSDFEDCVKAILNTKGRVVVTGIGKSANIAAKMVATFNSTGTPALFMHAADAIHGDLGMIQRDDFVICLSKSGNTPEIKVLTPLLKRKEVKLAALVGNTNSYLAQNADFVLNASVEKEACPHNLAPTTSTTAALALGDALAVCLLEVRNFSTRDFAELHPGGSLGKQLYLKVCDIYKQHEVPQVSEKATLKEIIIQISSKRLGATAVLAPDTNTLIGIITDGDLRRMLTNYESLQSLTAADIMTRNPLTIDEDEYATAALALMQKKNITQLIVTKSSIFAGFIHLHDLLKEGLV; this is encoded by the coding sequence TTGAATATAGTTAAAAATATTAAATTTATTGCAAAAAAAGTCTTAAATGACGAAGCAATTGCTATTCAAAGGCTTAAAAAATTTATAAATTCTGATTTTGAAGATTGCGTAAAAGCCATATTAAACACAAAAGGCCGGGTTGTAGTAACCGGAATTGGTAAAAGTGCCAACATTGCGGCTAAAATGGTAGCCACTTTTAATTCAACGGGTACTCCCGCCCTGTTTATGCACGCCGCCGATGCCATACACGGCGACTTAGGTATGATTCAGCGCGACGATTTTGTTATTTGTCTATCCAAGAGCGGCAACACTCCCGAAATAAAAGTACTTACCCCTTTGTTAAAACGCAAAGAAGTGAAATTAGCGGCTCTGGTAGGCAACACAAACTCTTACCTGGCCCAAAATGCCGATTTTGTTTTAAACGCGAGCGTAGAAAAAGAAGCCTGCCCGCATAATCTGGCTCCTACCACCAGTACTACTGCTGCTTTGGCACTCGGCGATGCTTTAGCCGTTTGTTTATTAGAAGTGCGTAATTTTAGTACCCGCGATTTTGCTGAGTTACACCCGGGTGGCTCGTTGGGTAAACAATTATATTTAAAAGTTTGCGATATTTACAAACAGCACGAAGTACCTCAGGTAAGTGAAAAAGCTACTTTAAAAGAAATTATTATTCAAATATCTTCGAAGCGTTTAGGGGCAACAGCGGTGCTGGCTCCAGACACGAATACTTTAATCGGCATTATTACCGACGGCGATTTACGACGCATGCTTACCAATTATGAATCGCTGCAAAGCCTTACTGCCGCCGATATTATGACCCGCAACCCGTTAACGATTGACGAGGATGAATATGCCACCGCTGCTTTGGCTTTAATGCAGAAAAAAAATATAACACAGCTAATTGTCACAAAATCCAGTATTTTTGCTGGATTCATTCACTTACACGACCTCTTAAAAGAAGGTTTAGTTTAA